TGCCAACGATTCTTCGGCCCCTCAACCACCAGCAGAGAACCGAAACCCCACTCCGACCCGAACTACACCTCTCCCCGTCCCGGTGGCTCAAGGACTTGTACCACAGGCTGCGGCACAGGCACAAGCGCAGCAAGCTCGACGGGCAACGGATGACGGTGTTCCTCTGTGGCTTGATCGAACTATCGTTgttttggtggtgctattGGTAGCTCTcgttctcaagatcatctttgCTGTGTGATTGCGTTTTATGGGTTTTCATATGTTATTGTCGGCATGGCGTATGGTGTTTTCACATGGATCAGTCAGTTAGGGGCGAATTAGATATCCGGTCAATTTGAGTCTGATGTGACTACCACTCGGCAATCTGGTACCAGTGAATTGCTCAAACTCTCTGGATTATCGTGGAGGTAATATTGACGAATGTGGGTGTTTATCTGTGTCAGAGGTTATTAGGAAAGGGACTGTTTGCCACTACGCAACGAGACGGAAGTGTGTAAGGGCTCACCCACATCGTATCAGCCAGCACTGGAACATGTGTCTTTGGTCCGCTCGATTGGGAAGATAACACAAGATTGGGGTTCGGACTTTGAGATAGGGGCTTAGCTGTGCATCTGAGGAGAATTGACATTTACCATAGGCTAGGCTCGCCTGAAGGTTAATGTTTCTGCGGCCGAATGACACAAGTACGGAAGATTGTGTTTTGGGTGCTCATGTGCGCAGGTTGATTGAACCTTGTTTCAACAAATATAAAAGCACCAGATCCCTCAGACTTAAAGTCAAACTAACTACCTATACAGACACACAATTTTTTTTTACGGTAAATCTCCATCATATCCGCCGCGTTTGACCTCTGACAATAACCACTTCCCCAGAGAATCCACCTACCGTATACATCATCAAGGTTATCGTCATGATTGAGCCTGAAAACACTAACCCTGAAGAGGCCCCCAGCCCTTGGAAGCTGGAGATGGCCAATCGCGGGTATTACATCCAGTCCAAGATTTTGCACATCCCCGATCGATTCGGCTTCCTCTCTCCTGGCCCACCTTCGCTCCAGGTATTCGACGTCGACGGAGTCATCGCCCTGTTGTTTTACTTATCTTTCATGGGCAGCATTGAAGCTCTGGTCCTTATTCATTCATGGCTGTATGAATACTTTAGGTGGTTTCTCgtctacttcttctttggggTAAACTGTGAACTCATTTTGGGCTTGTGGATTATAACATGTATCGGCCATTACTTCAAGCGTGGCCACAGCGAGGGATCATGCACCGCGGGCACTGTGGCCGAAGAAAAAGCCCAAAGTACCTAGTGATGCAGTGTTTGGTTGAGGAGGTTTGTCGCTTGGATTTAGGGCTCAGCCCAGGATTCATGAACAGAGTGGTTTAGACAAAAGACAAGGTCGATTGAAGCCACATATAATTCAACAATACCTACATCACGTAAGGATGACTGTCATTGCTCACTGCATCCATCCAATGCCCTTTCGTGTCTTCGGTCTTCTGAACAGCCTGCCACTATCCATCTTGGCACCACCAGCGCCAGACATCAGGAATCGTAAGGCGTCAAGCCACGAGCCCTGCGTTCCTGCGTTCCCAGATCTCCTTCCATTCCATTTGATTCGTGAAGGGAAACCTGTTGCCTACCTAAACCCTGAGTGGTCGAAACGTTCCGCttccttcctttccttgACCACCGCAGCTGTCATTTGACGGTCCTTCCTTTTCGAGAAGGGATGAGGCTCAAGATAAATTTCGCCTTCACCCTCCTGcgctgttcttcttcttcttcttcttcttcttcttcttcttctttaacTCGATTAGTATTCTTTAAAACTCTGCGTGTTACTAATAATGACCTTGAGATCACCCGAAATCAAAATCGCAGGTACGCTGCTGATGCAATTCTGCCTATTTCTGATCACCTTTGGGGTTCGACACCTTGGTGGGTGGACGAAAGTCACTGGTGAGTATGTTCCTGTTGTTTCACACTCTCTTCCCTCTATCGCCACCTGCTATCTACCTATCCTTTTGGCATGGCTGACTCAACTGATAGTCCGCTTCTCCGGAGCTTACTAGTGGTCCTTCCCCGTGTTCGTGGCCCAAGCAGTTTTAGGCGCCGCTATCTCTCTTGAGATCGAGATGTGGTTTTATTCTAAATAAAAGATCGTGCGACCGTCACGGGTGAGGGTGACGGGAGGCGTTCCTCGAGGGCTGTAATGGCCTAAGGGGCAGGCTGGGTTGGGCTACAGCCTGCCGCGCAAAAGTTCTGGCCAAGTCTGTTTGCAACGAGTTCAGGTCTGTTGGTGTATCTTTGGCGATGGGTACTATTTTGCTCCACAGTCATTGGACTGGAGGGCAGAGAGACGTAAGGGACTGTAACGGTCCCGTCTCCATAACTGTGGTCCTTTTCATGTTCGCATCTGGGGGCTTGCTTGATacttgatcttgatcttgacggGGCTTGGTTCGCATCTGGGGGCTTGCTTGACACCCGATACTGACAGGACTTGGTTTCCATCCGAGGGCTTGAATGATACGTGAATTTGAGGGGACTTGGTTCGCGCCTGTGGATTTATTTTCTCACTGTGTTCATGGCCTAGCTGCGGTGGCATGGAGAGGAAACTATGGACGGAGTGAATGTGTGTTGCAAGAGTCTTCGGCGTTACCAGATGAACCTGTCTGGAGTGTCTAAcgagatgatggaaaagTAGGGCTGGCATAAGATGGAAGATCGAGATGTATTTGACGGCACATTAAGAAACTACCAAAGAGCAAGACTGATTAACAAACCTATACGACTCTGCACAAATGAAGTATGAGAATAAATATCGCATTTGATTTGATCGATGGTGCCGTTGTGGTTGACATAGCAGTTCCAAGGGGCTGTTGTAATTCAACATGAGGTCGGTGACATAGACCAGTTTGCAGCTGCTCCTTGTACATACGACCATAGGTAGtggaaaatacgggatcccgtctgctctcccatagtcaagccactaaccggcggattagtagttgggtcggtgacgaccagcgaatccccgctgttgtatgtttttttCCATTTGCAGCAATCATCACTTTTCTTTTACACTTTTTGAACCACAACGCAAATGCTATTCTACCTTTAGAAGAGGTCGCGATGATCTTATTCTAAGCTTATGATTGATTCTTTCTAAGTTTATGCTAAATTATTCCAAGTTTAGAATCTCTAGTCTACGTTACTGAATCACCCTCGAGCCCTTCATCTGTCAACCTTCAGGCCAGTATCGAGTCACAACTATCAAAACAAAAAGAAAGCAACGTCAGATGAAAACAGGTATCTGGACTGCAGAAGGTCTTTGTCTTGGTTCCTCAGGCTGGATATGTCAGAGAACATTTCTGCGCAACCTTGTACTGGGTGGTATCTCTTTGTTGCATCCTTGAAAAGGGCATTGGCATTTGATGTTGTCGTCTGGCGATGGACGATACCGAATCCCAAAGGGGTTTGGGTCCATGACTTCTGTGTGAGGTGTGTCCACGAAGTGGACTCGTTTCCGCTGCTGAACAGGGACAAAGTAGATCTGTTTGCGGTAGTGGCTGACTTAATTGTATGTGTCTTGCTTAAGTCTATTGAATGATATTGATAATACTCTCGACCTGGAAGGACTGACTCTCTTTGCTGGTCTTGGAAAGGTGTAGTCGTCTTCTACAGTATCCTCCTTGGATAGGCACAATGTTCCTCTGGCCTATCTACCAGTCTTTGACATGGCCAGGGTTCTTTTTTCCAGAGGTGCTCGCACACTTATATTATAGTCCGTAAAGAGAAGTTGGATCCCAAGTTCTGAATCAGAGGAACACAATTCACATCCTCTGAAAGACTGTTTTGGTAGCATCTACTGGCTAAAGTCTTCCCAGAAGCTGAAGGTCGAACTGATGAAGGTGCAATATAAGCACAATAGTGTCAGGCGATATATCGCTtcgttgaagttgacctTTGACGGCAAATTTCATGGACACCCAGTTTCTGTAGTTGTTGACAGGAAGCACGTAATTGTCGAGATTTGGTGGGATGCTGTAATATACAGGCATAGAAAAGCCTGCCTTGCTAAGAAATAAAGTCTTGTCTTTCGTGTTTCTgacatgatgaagttgagttGCGATGCCGATGTCGGTTCAGTTAACATCAAATGCTTGTTTAAGGGAAACCTGAACACAAAGAGCAAATACCACAGATTGAATTACCATGTTTCCTGTTTTTATGAGGCCAGGCTACCTCCAAAGCGTGACAAATGTGAGCCAAGCGAGGAAGGGCAACACCAAACCCTACAATTCACGTTGTTGCTAATCGTTATGTAAGAAAGGGGTACCCGCCCTTCCGCTTAAGACGCAAAGTTGTGTCAACTATATCTTCAGagatattatttactatGGCAAACTATCATGGTTTGACTTTCATCTCAGTTTCCTGTAAGAGATTCCtaattaataaggtattttaacAATCCTTAGTCTTCCACTTCTCTCCTGGCTTTGAGCTGTCGTCCCCATTGCCAAGGTACAGCTAACCACCACCACTCTCCGACTCTCAGTCCAAggccatcctcgtcctcttcaaGCACGCCTGTTTTCATGCCCCAGTCCATGATGAGCTCGGCTTCAAACTCTTCCAGGATTGGCTTGAGCGCATTGCATACACCCTCGATAGTTAGATGTCCTCTGTTGGCGTATACAAAACAGAAAGCTCCCAATACATCCATCCATCGCTCCGCATCTCTGCGCCCGAAGAAGTCAACCCATTGTGGAAGCAAGTGCTTCGCAGTGGGTGGTCCTTCATTGATGCTCTTGCGGATGACACCCACGTCCTCGTCGTATTTGTACGAGTCTGTGGGGGTTGCCTCGATGTTCCAGAAGTAGCAGTCTTTCTTCAGCTTGCGCATCTCATAATAACCCGGTCGGAAACCCAGTGGGATATGAGGCACATTGACTGGGGTGAGCTTAATCCTCCCACCAGCATTCAGGTTGGTGAGCGCCATCACAGCTCCGTCTTGGAGGTTAAAAGGAACCCGGAAGGCTTCACCGCGCCGGAAGGTCGCATCCAGCTTTGACTTGAAGTCAGCTGCATCTTGGTACTTAGTTCTTTGCGCAAGTTTTCCGAGTACATGCCCAAAAGCTTCATTCAGTCTGAACGGTCTCCCCGAGAGAGGGGGCCGCTTGCTCTTACAGATAATGCGCTGTGCCGTCAAGACATCAATAGCTTCCTTCAGTATGGCATTGATTTGGTCCTGGTCACCGTCTGCGAGTGTTCCAAACTTTTGTTGTATCTGGTCAACTGTGTAGCGACTCTCATCTGTGCAGCAGAGAGATCTCACCCAAGACCTCGCAATGACCTCGTTCGTAATCTTGACTTTCTGATTAAGACCACTGAGCATTTTGTCAACAGTGACAAATGCCGGGAAAGTAACAGCCTCGAAACGGGCGTAGACAGACGACTGAGGGTTGTAGAATTTCTCCCGTgggtcttcttcctcgtgAGTAGCGGCTGCAGAGGTGGAAAAATTGTCTTCGAAGTAATGTCTGGTCGATGGCAGGTCAACGCCCTTTCTGCGAGGCAGTTCAAGGGTCCATTCAATCAAGTTGTCCCAGTCATAGTCCATAGGATCCTCGAAGTCGAATTCCGGGAGCTCATTCTTAGAGTAGGCAACTATGAACCGATCTTGGAAATCCTTGGTTAGCTTCCTGACATAGGCACCCTGTTCTCTCCGGGCATCGATCCAGAACCGGCGGATATCTTTGAGGGCCAGATTCGGGAAAAGCTTAAGGAGTAATCCCCAATCAACAGACTTGTCGGCACCACCAAGGAGAACACGAACGGCGATCAAAGCAGCTAGAAGACGTTCTGAGTCACTGTCAACGGAGCTTGGGCCCTGCTGGTCATGTTGGCCTTGCTGTCTCTGCTCAGCTTCCTCAGGAATGGGCATAAGAGCTCGTGTGACCAAGCGCACTCGTTTGACTCTCGGTTGTTGTGCTACTTGCTGGCGACTGATGGACGCTCGCGGTCGACTAACTGAGCCTCTGCCGACACCTCGGCCCCTCGATTGGCGACCAGCGCCTCGAGCAAGCTTTTGTTGCCTATATGCCGGGAACTCTGGCCAATCAGTGctatcatcttcttcatcagacGAAGCGTCCACCAGAAGAGCACGGTCAGGAACGTCTCCTGGGAAAGACTTCGGGGTAAGCTGCCAATCCAGGGGCCAAGAAAATTCAGGGGCTGGAGTCTCAAGTACTTGATCGTCCCTTTCACTCGAGaatgagatgaagatgttgtGAGGGCCTGCTGCTCCGGGCGGTGCATTGATGAATGATTCGGACCACGCTCGTTCCAGGTCCATGCAGCAGTACAGCCTCTCAATAAAGCACCGGTAGGGGTCAAGAACATCTTGGCGCTGGAGCTTATCACGGTTGAGTAAATGCGCTTTCCTGTCAATCATGTCTATCATTGACGACCAGGCAAACCAATTCGGGTCAGGCATCCATCCCGTCAACGTGTAGCTGGCATCTTGCATCTCGAAATCTTGGGGTGTAATACGTGGCCAGACACCATCATAGCCGGAAACAATAATGGGCTTGTCAAAAACAATCTCTCCTGAGAAAGGGTTGGAAAGCCGTTGCTCCAAAATAGTCCTGAAGTCATCGGTAAAATAGCGCTCTGATCCTTCGAtaccatcttcctccaaaCATGTGTTAGGGTCCAGAAACTGAAGGGCTTCAGGAGCACCTTGAGAGGACTCAAAGTGTTCATAGCACATTGGCTCTCCCATGTCGCCTTGCCACGCCCGGGATCTTGAAGGGCGTCCATCTGCAAACATACTCTTGCGTTTTTGACCACGCTTTGCAGGCGGCGGGAAGTCAtctccatcgtcatcataCTCATCCAAAGCCCGCTTCTGGGCAGCTCGTGCCACGTATACTGGTGCATCTAAcatctcgacttcttcagGGAGATCTCGTCGACCCCGCTTCAAGAGATCGCTATCAAGTTGAGCATCGAATGGAGGGGGAAGATACAGATCTGGGTGTGCTTCTTGAATCTTCTGAGCCACATCAGAAGCTTCAGGAGAAAAAGGATCGACCCCAGCCGTGACAACCAAATGGCATTTCTCAGTCACACCTTTCTTACTGCGAAATGTGAGCCAATGTTCGGCCACAATCTTATGCTTCAATAGTTCTCGAAATGCAGCCTGGTACGAGCGGATTTGTGGCACTACCTCAGGGAAGGCTTCGACCCATCGGATACTGATGACCGTCCACAAAGATTTGCCTCCTGGGAAAACCCCTTGGTGCTCTGCCAAGATATTTTGAATGATCTGGGATACACGGTTGTTGATGACAGCCTTGGTAATAGGGGTATCGGTGACCATAGGCGTCTTCGGTTTCACAACAGAGCCAGGTCCGCTAGGTGTGCCATTGGTGGAGTGTTGTATGGGTTGATATTGCTCAGGCTGGGGGGTTGCGTCTGGCTGAGATCCGTTTCTTTGGAGTTTAGACCGAGGCGTCTTGGGAGATGCTCCTACGAGGCTGAACCGATCCAATGAACTGAGAACCGGGCGCAATTGGCTGTTCTCGCCTTGTACAAGGGCACCATTGGTACCGTTAATAAGTGAGGGCTGTTTAGGAGAGTCGAACATAGCAACTGGAGGTCGTTGCAATTCCGGGTTGACTTGAAATGCCTCTCCCTTAAAACTTAGGGTTGGCCGTGAAGACCAAGTTGGCCGGGCTGCAATTGGGCCGCGTGTTCTCGATACGGACTTCGGCATTGGtacatcctcatcatctggACTTGGTTCTTTGCCTTCGCCACGAGCTTTTCCATCCTTTTCGCCTTCATCGTTGTCAATCTCTCTTCCAGTATTCTCGTTATTGTCGTGGTCTTTGTCTTTATCTTGGGGctcttctctttcctcgTCGTCCACGGCTCGTCGGTCCTGTTCTTGTGGTTTGTCAACAACAGGTGTCGCAGTGTCTTGGTCTCCAACTTCTATGACCGATTCTTTTTTTCCACGCCGAGTTGGCGTTACTGTAGTCACATCAAACGATGGATTACAATTCGTCCTTGACTTGGTCACATGGTAAAGCAAGCCGTTATCATTTTTCCATGCTCTGCCACATTTTTCGCAAACCCAAGGCCGTGGGGAATTATCATTTTCTGTGGCTTGTTCCGCGTTTCCTTTTGGCCTATCCTCGCCCTTTTTCGGTCGGCCGCGTTTCCTCCCAGTGAGTAGGCTCTCGGTAGAGTTATTGAGTTCCagttcatcatcaacgtccATCCGATTACTAATTTCTTCGTTTTCGGCATCAGTATTGATGGTCCTAGTCTGGACTTTTCTGGCGGAAGATCTTGTTGGCCTAGTTCTTGTCGGCCGTGCAGGGGTTGCCACATCTGTCTGTGACTTTGCAAGAAGTTCTTTGAGGGCTGCCGGGGACACTTTGAGAGTCACCACAAGGGTAGCAGTCTTTTGAGGTTCAGGGACAGCATCATCCCGCTGGTCTTCGTTAATTTCAGGTGGCGCGAGCAATTCAGGTGCTGGTGTCTCTGTAGGTAATTCGGGTTCTTGAACAATTGTTTCTGGAATCTGCGGGATCACTACTTCCTCGGTAGCTTCATCCTCTTGCCCAACCTCCTCTTGTGGTGAGATTTCTGGTGTTGGAGCACGTCGTTTTCGGCCTCTTTTCGCCTTTGGGGTTGGTGCAGGCTTCCCCTTCTTAGCTTTGGAGGCCTTAGGGCGGCCTACTGTCTTTCTGTTGGTCATTCCCATGCTGCACAGCTCAGCCAATGTTGGCGAGTTTTCATGAgatatcgatgatgagggtAACGAGGAGAAACCATAGATATCCGCCGGAGTCGGTGTTGATTCTTGACCAGCGGCATCagtcgatggtggtgatggcgtATGAGGGGCATTTGGTGCAAAGTAACGATATGAGGCGACCTTTCCAGTTCTTGTATGTTCGCTATAAATCTGAAAATGGGCCAGGTGAGGTGGTTGCAGGCCAGGAACCGCCAAGGCTGTGGTCATTGAGGAAAGATGTCGGCTGTATGAGGGGCCTAACGTCAAGGCATAAACATCCGGGTTTGTGAGTCCGACGTCTCCTAGCCGTTTTGCCATCTCGGCGATTATAACAGGAATCGGCTTGTCCAAAGACCATGGCGGTGATTTGGATACTTCGGAAACGTTAGAGGCTTGTCCTATGAGTTGCTTGTTCCCATCATAACCATCCAGATCTGGGTTCCTTGGAGTCTTGCTCTTTCTCTTGCCTGTTGAAAGATAAAGGGACCAATCTTCTGCGTTGAGATCTCGGACATATTTGACACAGTCCTTGAATACCTTTTCTCCCAGCTTCGCTGCTACATACTGTATAACGCCTCGCTGGTTGAGAAAGCGACACACTTTAGCCAAGACCTTCATTTGCCAACGCATTCCCAGCACACCAAGCTTGGATTTCATGTCTTTCATCTGGAGGACTCCCCACTCCTTGACGATAGCCATAATGGTCGTTGCCAATGCAATATAGTCAATAGATTCACCAGTCCATCGTACGCGCCAAGGGACGGGTTCGAGATCTTCGACAAGGACTTGCCGAGTTAGTGTCATGTCTGGCCGGGCTTCGTCTACACCCTCGCCGTCTTTTGGTAAAGGCGGAGCGAATAGCTTCAGCCACATCTTACTCGTCTTTGTGCCGCGTACAAGTGTTGTTCTCTTGACAATGTATCCCTTCTTAAGGAGACTATCAGTTCTTTTTGGCACACTGCGCTTGTCTTGATCCGTTAGACGCCCAAGGTCTCCCTGAAGAATACCTTGGGTAGTTGTCGAAGCTATGCCCAAAAGTAGCATCCATTCGGATTTGGGTACTCGCTTGTAGTCAACTGCATGGCCGGTAAGAGATTCCCACATGGTATCTTCAGAGGCGTAGACTCGAACATGGTGGTGTTCTGTTGGATTCCCTCGTAGTGCTTCTGTAGGTTCTGCATTTTGTCCAGGGGTGCCACCAGCAATTGGAAGCGCCAGTACTTGGTCTAGAGTTAGGTGATTGTACTCGCGATCAGCACCGACAGAAATATCCCGTCTCGCAGTGAGCCAGCTCCAAATGGTCGCGGCAGTGCGGGCTTGCACAGCGGAATCACCCTCAGATAATGATTCTGTTTGGGTTGAGGGATGATGGATAGCTTTCAAAACACCATCCACAGGACAGCCTAGAGTGAAGTAGTTAgtgattggttcttggtAGTGGCAGGAAATAAAGTAATCAATCCATAAACTtgccttcttcgccatgGCATGAGATATGAACCAAAAGGCCCGCGATCAAGCCTTCGAGCTCGGATGCCATTTTATTCCATGTATACTATAGTTCATTCTCAAGTCGATGTGACGcgtaaaaaaaaaacttgACGAAATTGGTCTGGGGCGAATTGAACTGATGAGCCCCAGCGGAAGGATATTGTTGCTGCACGAAAGAATGATGAAGTGGGGATGCGGGACCTGAAAAGGTGGAGGACTGAAAGAGCCGCATGAGCTAAGAAAAAGATATGATGACATAAGCACCCTTCCCTCCAAATTCTCTATTCTCAAGTCACACAGTTGCACATTTAAACATCAACTGAAACAGGTGTATAGAGTACAGGTCTTGAGCTTCCTGGCTTTTCCCCAAATTATTAGATCAGGTAGAGGATAGTTTAGAAGATTACTTGAACAAGAATTACCAAATCGTCAACCGGTTAATGCATTAGCATGATAATCGCAACAGCATTGGATATCTGCTAAATGGAAGCTCTGGGTAGTCATAGCTGATATTGCGCAAAGACATCAATTACACTAGAGCTCAAATTTAATTCAATTGTCGCAATCTAATATCTCGGATTATAAACTACTATATCAAAGACGTATTTTCTATCATCTTGTGCCTCATACAGGTAGATGGTCCGCTGAACCCTAAATTTGAGGTTCGATGTAGgggtttttctttttgcccAACCATGAATCTATCAAATCTCACCTTGACAGTCTCACATGACGAATGATCCGACAACGCCGCAAGAAGTGCCTTGACAGATCCAACAGCAGATATGTCAAAAAATAATGTCTTGTCTACagacgaagccattgagAATCTCATTTCCACTTTCAACGAGCTCAACAGCAATAGTATCGATGAACTCCACAACGAACCAAGCCCCCTAGAATTCATGCGATATGTTGCTCGCAACACACCATTCGTAATAAGGGGCGGGGCTTCGTCATGGAAAGCCTGTCAGGATTGGAATTCTGCGTATCTACTATCTGTGATGAAGGGGCAGAATGTGAATGTTGCTGTCACGCCATATGGGTTGGTTCCCTCTGCTGGATATGAGCAATAAAGGGAGTTGTTCGCTGACTCTGACAGCAATGCTGATATGCCTACCGTGCCACCCGGTGAAGAATCACTGGTCTTTGCAAAGCCTCACTATGAGGACCAGCCCTTTGAAGAGCTACTTGAGTATGTAGCACGACAAGATACAGATCCTGACTTTCCTCCTGATGCCGAAGTGCGCTATGCCCAGACTCGTAAGCCACCTTATCTTGTCGCAGAGACTTGACTGAACATTAGTGTAGAAAATGACAACCTTCGCGAAGAGTACATCACCCTTTTCTCAGATGTTCAAAAGGATATTCCTTTTGCAAGAATAGCACTTGATAAGAGCCCCGATGCCGTAAACCTATGGATCGGTAACTCCAAATCTGTTACAGCCATGCACAAAGATAACTACGAAAACATCTACGTACAGATCCTGGGAAGAAAGCACTTTGTCCTGCTGCCTTCTCTATGCCACCCTTGTGTCAACGAGCAACCTCTCAGACCCGCAACGTACATGCGCGGAGAAAATGGCATGGAGCTAAAGATGGATCCTACTAATGATGAGGCTGTTCCTTTCGCAATTTGGGATCCGGATAAGCCTGAGCAAAATGCTACAAAGTTCTCCCATCTTGCCCGGCCTTTACGAGTAACATTGAACCCTGGAGATATGCTTTATCTTCCTGCTATGTGGTTCGTCATTTTACAAGCTCTGTTTTTCATTAAATATGTTAACATCGATTAGGTATCACAAAGTGCTTCAATCGTGcgccgaggaagacgaaggatTCGTCCTCGCCGTCAATTACTGGTACCAAACCACATGCTTTTGATTACCCCTGCAATGCTAATCAGAATCCCTAAACTAGGTACGACTTGGACTTTACAGGTCCACTTTATCCTACATCGACTTTTGTTCGTGACATAAGCCTGGGAAATAGAAAGTAGTCTAGAAACCCGCCCCACACAGCATAAAACCAAAACACCAGATCTATATCCACGCCTCAACCCCTTGCCACCTATGattatttcttcttgttggaaATCCTCTTCTGCGCTCGCAATTCCTTCTTCATGCGCGGATCAACGATACGATATCTACCCTTAACTCCCTTAGGACGGCCCTTGATGCCCCGGTTGAGACCGCGGGCGACAACGAGCTTGGCCTGTTGCTTCTTGGGTTTCTTTGCTGCTTTCGAGATAAGGCGTGAGATGCTAtcagccttctccttctctgtCATGTTTTCGTCGTTGTTGAGTAACTCtgacttcttcttgagcttctccagcttctGCGCGGCCTTGAATTTCTTGCGAGCCTTGGCCTCGCGCACCTTCTTGATGGGGCGAGCATTGAAAGCTCGCATCTTCTCCTTAATCGCCTGCGCAGCAGCCTTGCTGATGGGTTTCTGAAGCTTGTCATGTCGTGATTCATCCTCGACGAACCAATCTGGTAGACCATCGCGGTCACGGAAGGCGTACTTGTTGTAGCCGTCATCAATAGCATCATACGTACTCTTTTGGCCAGTCGCTAGTTGATGTGCGAGGGACATGGCCTCAGCCGtgatgatatcgatatcTGTGTAAATGTTAGTACTGCGTGGCATTGTGTGAGAAGTCTTGCACTTACCGGGTCTTCCATCGGCTCTTCGGGTGTCCTTGTCccaatcatcatcttcatttcGCTTGACAACCTCGAAACCATCCTCGTTGTCTTCCATCTGGGAATCAGAGTCAATGCCGGCCGCTTCTGTCTTTGTACGCTTGGTGAGAG
This genomic stretch from Fusarium oxysporum f. sp. lycopersici 4287 chromosome 5, whole genome shotgun sequence harbors:
- a CDS encoding hypothetical protein (At least one base has a quality score < 10); this translates as MASELEGLIAGLLVHISCHGEEGCPVDGVLKAIHHPSTQTESLSEGDSAVQARTAATIWSWLTARRDISVGADREYNHLTLDQVLALPIAGGTPGQNAEPTEALRGNPTEHHHVRVYASEDTMWESLTGHAVDYKRVPKSEWMLLLGIASTTTQGILQGDLGRLTDQDKRSVPKRTDSLLKKGYIVKRTTLVRGTKTSKMWLKLFAPPLPKDGEGVDEARPDMTLTRQVLVEDLEPVPWRVRWTGESIDYIALATTIMAIVKEWGVLQMKDMKSKLGVLGMRWQMKVLAKVCRFLNQRGVIQYVAAKLGEKVFKDCVKYVRDLNAEDWSLYLSTGKRKSKTPRNPDLDGYDGNKQLIGQASNVSEVSKSPPWSLDKPIPVIIAEMAKRLGDVGLTNPDVYALTLGPSYSRHLSSMTTALAVPGLQPPHLAHFQIYSEHTRTGKVASYRYFAPNAPHTPSPPSTDAAGQESTPTPADIYGFSSLPSSSISHENSPTLAELCSMGMTNRKTVGRPKASKAKKGKPAPTPKAKRGRKRRAPTPEISPQEEVGQEDEATEEVVIPQIPETIVQEPELPTETPAPELLAPPEINEDQRDDAVPEPQKTATLVVTLKVSPAALKELLAKSQTDVATPARPTRTRPTRSSARKVQTRTINTDAENEEISNRMDVDDELELNNSTESLLTGRKRGRPKKGEDRPKGNAEQATENDNSPRPWVCEKCGRAWKNDNGLLYHVTKSRTNCNPSFDVTTVTPTRRGKKESVIEVGDQDTATPVVDKPQEQDRRAVDDEEREEPQDKDKDHDNNENTGREIDNDEGEKDGKARGEGKEPSPDDEDVPMPKSVSRTRGPIAARPTWSSRPTLSFKGEAFQVNPELQRPPVAMFDSPKQPSLINGTNGALVQGENSQLRPVLSSLDRFSLVGASPKTPRSKLQRNGSQPDATPQPEQYQPIQHSTNGTPSGPGSVVKPKTPMVTDTPITKAVINNRVSQIIQNILAEHQGVFPGGKSLWTVISIRWVEAFPEVVPQIRSYQAAFRELLKHKIVAEHWLTFRSKKGVTEKCHLVVTAGVDPFSPEASDVAQKIQEAHPDLYLPPPFDAQLDSDLLKRGRRDLPEEVEMLDAPVYVARAAQKRALDEYDDDGDDFPPPAKRGQKRKSMFADGRPSRSRAWQGDMGEPMCYEHFESSQGAPEALQFLDPNTCLEEDGIEGSERYFTDDFRTILEQRLSNPFSGEIVFDKPIIVSGYDGVWPRITPQDFEMQDASYTLTGWMPDPNWFAWSSMIDMIDRKAHLLNRDKLQRQDVLDPYRCFIERLYCCMDLERAWSESFINAPPGAAGPHNIFISFSSERDDQVLETPAPEFSWPLDWQLTPKSFPGDVPDRALLVDASSDEEDDSTDWPEFPAYRQQKLARGAGRQSRGRGVGRGSVSRPRASISRQQVAQQPRVKRVRLVTRALMPIPEEAEQRQQGQHDQQGPSSVDSDSERLLAALIAVRVLLGGADKSVDWGLLLKLFPNLALKDIRRFWIDARREQGAYVRKLTKDFQDRFIVAYSKNELPEFDFEDPMDYDWDNLIEWTLELPRRKGVDLPSTRHYFEDNFSTSAAATHEEEDPREKFYNPQSSVYARFEAVTFPAFVTVDKMLSGLNQKVKITNEVIARSWVRSLCCTDESRYTVDQIQQKFGTLADGDQDQINAILKEAIDVLTAQRIICKSKRPPLSGRPFRLNEAFGHVLGKLAQRTKYQDAADFKSKLDATFRRGEAFRVPFNLQDGAVMALTNLNAGGRIKLTPVNVPHIPLGFRPGYYEMRKLKKDCYFWNIEATPTDSYKYDEDVGVIRKSINEGPPTAKHLLPQWVDFFGRRDAERWMDVLGAFCFVYANRGHLTIEGVCNALKPILEEFEAELIMDWGMKTGVLEEDEDGLGLRVGEWWWLAVPWQWGRQLKARREVED